A section of the Burkholderia mallei ATCC 23344 genome encodes:
- a CDS encoding CysB family HTH-type transcriptional regulator: MNFQQLRFVREAVRQNMNLTEVANVLYTSQSGVSKQIKDLEDELGVDIFIRRGKRLTGLTEPGKAVHQLIERMLLDAENLRRVARQFADQDSGHLVVATTHTQARYALPKVIRQFTEVYPKVHLALRQGSPQQIAQMILNGEADLGISTEALDRFPDIVTFPCYSWHHVVVVPKGHPLVGRENVTLDDIAEYPIITYDQDFTGRSHIDQAFANAGAVPDVVLTAIDADVIKTYVELGMGIGVVAAMAYDAQRDTGLVALDTQHLFEASTTRVGLRRGAFLRAYAYRLIEMFAPHLSEGEIAGQLREAA; this comes from the coding sequence ATGAATTTCCAACAGTTGCGCTTCGTGCGCGAAGCGGTGCGGCAGAACATGAACCTGACGGAAGTCGCGAACGTGCTGTACACGTCGCAGTCGGGCGTGTCCAAGCAGATCAAGGATCTGGAGGACGAGCTCGGCGTCGACATCTTCATTCGCCGCGGCAAGCGCCTCACGGGGCTGACCGAGCCCGGCAAGGCGGTTCATCAATTGATCGAGCGGATGCTGCTCGACGCGGAGAACCTGCGCCGCGTCGCGCGCCAGTTCGCGGACCAGGACAGCGGCCACCTCGTCGTCGCGACGACGCACACGCAGGCGCGCTACGCGCTGCCGAAGGTGATCCGCCAGTTCACCGAGGTCTACCCGAAGGTGCATCTCGCGCTGCGCCAGGGCAGCCCGCAGCAGATCGCGCAGATGATCCTGAACGGCGAGGCGGATCTCGGCATCTCGACCGAGGCGCTCGACCGCTTTCCGGATATCGTCACGTTCCCGTGCTATTCGTGGCATCACGTCGTCGTCGTGCCGAAGGGGCATCCGCTCGTCGGCCGCGAGAACGTGACGCTCGACGACATCGCCGAATATCCGATCATCACCTACGACCAGGATTTCACCGGCCGCTCGCACATCGACCAGGCGTTCGCGAACGCGGGCGCGGTGCCGGACGTCGTGCTGACGGCGATCGACGCGGACGTGATCAAGACCTACGTCGAGCTCGGGATGGGGATCGGCGTCGTCGCCGCGATGGCGTATGACGCGCAGCGCGACACCGGGCTCGTCGCGCTCGATACGCAGCATCTGTTCGAGGCGAGCACGACGCGCGTCGGCCTGCGTCGCGGCGCGTTCCTGCGCGCGTATGCGTACCGGTTGATCGAGATGTTCGCGCCGCATCTGTCCGAAGGCGAGATCGCGGGGCAATTGCGGGAAGCGGCCTGA